From a single Labrus bergylta chromosome 14, fLabBer1.1, whole genome shotgun sequence genomic region:
- the ftr82 gene encoding finTRIM family, member 82 has protein sequence MANHTSPDYFSCTLCQNLLRDPVAIPCGHSFCMDCISGYWNEADYTGIYICPQCKITFTQRPVLRPNATLSMVAEKIKKSGLTLNLSTSQGNIYAGPGDVACDFCSGKKMKALKSCLNCLASYCEKHSKPHYESATFKRHKLVDALANLDRKICPQHQKSLELFCRTDQMCICAICTVSEHKGHDIVSAEAERGEKQKLLGISQAEIRQKCQERVKELDELKTAVDSLKNSAQRAMVESQKMFEDMIRSIERMRSEVTKLIGINEKAAFNQAEALIERLEQEIDELKKKETGLKQLYSTEDHIHFLQNFNYLCTPTDDGFIPKVTVNPDFSFGAVRKAVAEIKDRLEEFGREELLKISKSVNEVPVYTTESRTLDRRSRGKEVMTVDNTPPPEPKNRADFVKYFCQLKLDPCTAYKELYISESSRKVIRTRDLQPYGENTERFDSFAQVLCREALSGGRFYWEIEWSGEFSIGVAYKSISRKGKGSLCLLGYNDKSWSLLCSDTGYSAWHNRVDKAINAPHSPRIGVYLDHAAGVLAFYSIGNTMTLLHRFETTFVEPLFPGFGVGTSVKICNIK, from the exons ATGGCTAACCACACTTCTCCAGACTACTTCAGCTGCACCCTGTGTCAGAACCTCCTGAGGGACCCTGTGGCGATCCCCTGTGGCCACAGCTTCTGCATGGACTGCATCAGCGGCTACTGGAATGAAGCTGACTACACAGGGATTTACATCTGCCCCCAGTGCAAGATCACCTTCACCCAGAGGCCTGTCCTGAGGCCCAATGCTACTCTGAGCATGGTGGCGGAGAAGATCAAGAAGAGCGGGCTGACCCTTAACCTCAGCACCTCCCAGGGGAACATCTACGCCGGGCCCGGCGACGTCGCCTGTGATTTCTGCtctggaaagaaaatgaaagcttTGAAATCCTGCCTCAACTGTCTGGCGTCCTACTGCGAGAAACATTCAAAGCCTCACTACGAGTCAGCCACCTTCAAGAGGCACAAGCTGGTGGACGCTCTGGCCAACCTGGACAGGAAGATCTGCCCGCAGCACCAGAAGTCCCTGGAGCTGTTCTGTCGGACGGACCAGATGTGTATCTGTGCTATCTGCACAGTCAGTGAACACAAGGGTCACGATATTGTGTCTGCTGAGgctgagaggggagagaaacag aaaCTCCTGGGAATCTCCCAGGCTGAGATCAGACAGAAATgtcaggagagggtgaaggagCTGGATGAGCTGAAGACAGCCGTGGATTCACTCAAG AACTCGGCTCAGAGAGCCATGGTGGAGAGTCAGAAGATGTTCGAGGACATGATCCGCTCCATTGAGAGgatgaggtcagaggtcaccaAGCTAATTGGAATCAACGAGAAGGCGGCTTTCAACCAGGCCGAGGCTTTGATCGAGAGGCTAGAACAGGAGATTGACGagctgaagaagaaggagaCGGGCCTCAAGCAGCTGTACAGCACTGAGGATCACATCCACTTTCTGCAG AACTTCAACTACCTGTGCACGCCCACTGATGACGGCTTTATCCCCAAAGTGACTGTGAACCCCGACTTCTCCTTCGGGGCGGTGAGGAAAGCTGTGGCTGAGATCAAGGATCGCCTGGAGGAGTTTGGCCGAGAGGAGCTGCTGAAGATCTCTAAATCAG TGAACGAGGTGCCCGTGTACACGACAGAGAGCCGGACGCTGGACAGAAGGAGCAGAG GAAAGGAGGTCATGACGGTGGACAACACTCCTCCTCCCGAGCCGAAGAACAGAGCAGACTTTGTGAAAT ACTTCTGCCAGCTGAAGCTGGACCCGTGCACAGCCTACAAGGAGCTGTACATCTCCGAAAGCAGCAGGAAGGTCATCCGCACCAGAGACCTGCAGCCCTATGGAGAAAACACGGAGAGGTTCGACAGCTTCGCTCAGGTGCTGTGCAGGGAGGCGCTGTCCGGAGGCCGCTTCTACTGGGAGATCGAGTGGAGCGGGGAGTTCTCCATCGGCGTGGCCTACAAGAGCATCAGCAGGAAGGGCAAAGGCTCGCTGTGCCTGCTGGGATACAACGACAAATCCTGGAGCCTCCTCTGCTCCGACACGGGCTACTCCGCCTGGCACAACCGCGTCGACAAAGCCATCAACGCCCCCCACTCCCCGAGGATAGGCGTGTACCTGGACCACGCGGCGGGCGTGCTGGCGTTTTATAGCATAGGAAACACCATGACCCTGCTGCACAGATTCGAGACCACGTTTGTTGAACCTCTTTTTCCAGGCTTCGGAGTGGGAACCTCCGTCAAGATCTGCAACATCAAGTGA
- the ftr83 gene encoding finTRIM family, member 83, with protein sequence MSYEYEDCYLCKESLRDPVSIPCGHIFCSVCLKTYWDHADHTGSYLCPQCKVSYSKRPTPRRVGSPRHSSLQRNAEPYPPPPPSPDYNSAGPQDVACDICIGKKNKAVKSCLMCLASYCERHLKAHFEAPTFKRHKLVDVVEVLDRHICPQHQKGLELFCRTDQMCICVLCTVKEHKGHDMVSAEQERADEQQRLGATQAEIQEKIHDRLKQMEELKQAVDSLKNSAQRALQECEKMFSDMMHSIERMQQEMAKLITSNKRAALNNAEGHMERLSHEIADLKRRDNEITQLSRTDDHIHFIQSFHMLIAQTEAEELPTVSVNPYFTFGSVTKAVSEMKQHLNEFSNDELVKVAKTVNKMTFCQLDETKKRQSIKNVEQQAGSVLNRSLPVQEPKHRDDFLKYACQLTLDPNTAYRQLYLSRGNRKAALKRDPQSYGDHPARFDSLPQVLCSEPLSGGAYYWEVDWSGEGAAIGLAYKGIKRTGYGDSCRIGYNRKSWSLFCSDSSYSARHNKDQLEVTGPYSSRIGVFLDHAGGTLSFYAVGDNMSLIHRFNTPFSEAVYAGFWVWYESSITMLQL encoded by the exons ATGTCATACGAGTACGAGGACTGCTACCTGTGTAAGGAGTCCCTCAGAGACCCCGTGTCCATCCCTTGTGGACACATCTTCTGCTCCGTCTGTCTGAAGACATACTGGGACCATGCTGATCATACAGGTTCCTACCTCTGCCCGCAGTGCAAGGTCAGCTACAGCAAGAGACCCACCCCGAGACGTGTTGGAAGCCCCCGGCACTCCAGCCTGCAACGCAACGCCGAACCCtacccacctcctcctccgtccCCTGACTACAACTCTGCAGGACCCCAGGATGTAGCCTGTGACATCTGCATCGGCAAGAAGAACAAAGCCGTCAAGTCGTGCCTGATGTGCCTGGCCTCCTACTGCGAGAGGCATCTCAAGGCTCACTTTGAGGCGCCCACTTTCAAAAGGCACAAGCTGGTGGACGTGGTGGAAGTCCTGGACCGACACATCTGTCCACAGCATCAGAAAGGTCTGGAGCTGTTCTGTCGCACCGACCagatgtgtatctgtgtgctGTGTACGGTGAAGGAACACAAAGGTCACGACATGGTGTCTGCTGAGCAGGAGCGAGCGGACGAGCAG CAACGGTTGGGCGCAACCCAGGCGGAGATCCAGGAAAAGATTCATGACCGACTCAAGCAGATGGAGGAACTGAAACAAGCTGTGGACTCCCTCAAG AACTCGGCCCAGAGAGCGCTGCAGGAGTGTGAGAAGATGTTTAGCGACATGATGCACTCCATCGAGAGGATGCAGCAGGAGATGGCCAAGTTGATCACATCCAACAAGAGAGCAGCGCTGAACAACGCAGAGGGCCACATGGAGCGTTTGAGCCACGAGATCGCCGATTTGAAGAGGAGAGACAACGAGATCACCCAGCTGTCTCGCACTGATGACCACATCCACTTCATCCAG agCTTCCACATGCTTATTGCCCAGACCGAGGCAGAGGAGCTGCCAACCGTGAGTGTCAACCCCTACTTCACCTTCGGCTCGGTCACCAAGGCTGTGTCCGAGATGAAACAGCACCTGAATGAATTCAGCAACGATGAGCTGGTTAAGGTGGCCAAGACGG ttaACAAAATGACCTTCTGTCAGCTGGATGAAACCAAAAAGAGACAGTCAATAAAAA ATGTTGAACAACAGGCAGGATCAGTCCTGAACAGGTCTCTCCCAGTCCAGGAACCTAAGCACCGGGACGATTTCCTGAAAT ACGCCTGCCAGCTCACTCTGGACCCAAACACCGCCTACAGACAGCTCTACTTATCTCGAGGGAACAGGAAAGCTGCCCTCAAGAGAGACCCCCAGTCCTACGGTGACCACCCTGCCAGGTTCGACTCCCTGCCTCAGGTCCTGTGCTCGGAGCCTCTCTCTGGAGGAGCTTACTACTGGGAGGTGGACTGGAGCGGGGAGGGGGCCGCCATCGGACTCGCCTACAAAGGCATCAAGAGGACGGGATACGGGGACAGCTGCCGCATAGGATACAACCGCAAGTCCTGGAGCCTGTTCTGCTCCGACTCCAGCTACTCGGCCCGACACAACAAAGACCAGCTGGAGGTCACCGGCCCCTATTCGTCTCGAATCGGGGTGTTCCTGGACCACGCCGGGGGGACCCTCTCTTTCTACGCCGTAGGGGACAACATGTCTCTCATCCATCGCTTTAACACCCCCTTCAGTGAGGCTGTGTACGCGGGCTTCTGGGTCTGGTATGAGTCTTCCATCACCATGCTGCAGCTGTGA
- the ruvbl2 gene encoding ruvB-like 2: MIEKVLVSSGHSFPAHHEKEAPHFHILSSVAAQMAATKVPEVRDITRIERIGAHSHIRGLGLDDALEPRQVSQGMVGQLASRRAAGVILEMIKDGHIAGRAVLIAGQPGTGKTAIAMGIAQSLGPDTPFTALAGSEIFSLEMSKTEALSQAFRKAIGVRIKEETEIIEGEVVEIQIDRPATGTGAKVGKLTLKTTEMETIYDLGNKMIDCLSKEKVQAGDVITIDKATGKISKLGRSFTRARDYDAMGAQTQFVQCPEGELQKRKEVVHTVSLHEIDVINSRTQGFLALFSGDTGEIKSEVREQINAKVCEWREEGKAEIIPGVLFIDEVHMLDMECFSFLNRALESDLSPVLIIATNRGITRIRGTNYKSPHGIPIDLLDRLLIIATSPYTEKETRQILKIRCEEEDVELSDEAHAVLTRIGMETSLRYAIQLISTAGLVCRKRKGTEVQVEDIKRVYSLFLDESRSSQYMKEYQDSFLFNETQTPQMDTS, from the exons ATGATAGAAAAAGTTCTTGTTTCTTCCGGACACAGTTTTCCTGCGCACCACGAGAAAGAAGCGCcgcattttcacattttgtccaGTGTGGCTGCACAG ATGGCGGCAACGAAGGTCCCAGAGGTTCGTGACATTACACGCATTGAAAGAATCG GAGCACATTCTCACATTCGTGGCCTCGGTTTGGACGATGCTTTGGAGCCAAGACAG GTGTCTCAGGGGATGGTCGGCCAGCTGGCCTCTCGTCGGGCGGCGGGGGTCATCCTGGAGATGATCAAAGATGGCCACATCGCTGGCAGAGCAGTGCTGATTGCTGGCCAACCTGGCACAGGAAAGACCGCCATTGCTATGG GTATCGCTCAGTCGCTCGGCCCTGACACACCCTTCACAGCGCTGGCAGGCAGCGAGATCTTCTCTTTGGAGATGAGCAAGACGGAGGCTCTCAGCCAAGCTTTTAGAAAGGCCATCGGAGTCAGGATCAA AGAAGAGACGGAGATTATTGAAGGAGAGGTGGTGGAAATCCAGATTGATAGACCAGCCACTGGAACG GGTGCCAAAGTGGGGAAACTGACTCTCAAAACGACTGAGATGGAGACGATATACGATCTGGGTAACAAAATGATTGACTGTCTCAGTAAAGAGAAGGTTCAAGCAGG GGATGTCATCACGATTGACAAAGCCACCGGAAAGATCAGCAAGTTAGGCCGTTCCTTCACCAGAGCCAGAGACTATGACGCCATGGGAGCTCAG ACTCAGTTTGTCCAGTGTCCAGAGGGAGAGCtgcagaagaggaaggaggtggTCCACACCGTGTCCCTGCACGAGATCGACGTCATCAACAGTCGCACACAAGGCTTCCTGGCCCTCTTCTCCGGAGACACGGGGGAGATCAAGTCTGAGGTCCGAGAGCAGATCAACGCCAAAGTGTGCGAGTGGAGAGAAGAGGGAAAGGCAGAGATCATCCCCGGG GTGTTATTTATCGACGAGGTCCACATGCTGGACATGGAGTGCTTTTCCTTCCTGAACCGAGCCCTGGAGAGCGACTTGTCACCCGTCCTCATCATCGCCACTAACAGAGGCATCACTCG CATCCGCGGCACAAACTACAAGAGCCCTCATGGCATCCCCATCGACCTGCTGGATCGCTTGCTCATCATCGCCACCTCCCCGTACACAGAGAAGGAGACGAGGCAGATCCTCAAGATCAG gtgtgaggaggaggatgtggagCTGAGCGACGAGGCTCACGCCGTCCTGACTCGCATCGGCATGGAGACATCGCTCCGCTACGCCATCCAGCTGATCAGCACCGCGGGACTGGTGTGTCGCAAACGCAAG gGAACAGAGGTCCAGGTGGAGGACATAAAGAGAGTCTACTCTCTGTTCCTGGATGAGAGCAGATCCTCTCAGTACATGAAGGAGTATCAGGACTCTTTCCTCTTCAATGAAACAC AAACACCTCAGATGGACACCTCGTAA